The genomic segment ACATCATTTATCAGGTTGTGGATGAGATCAAGATGGCGATGGAAGGACTTCTCGAGCCGGAAAGGATCGAAGAAGTTATCGGAACTGCAGAGATCAGAGAAGTTTTCAAAGTTTCCAAGATCGGAAATATCGCGGGTTGTATGGTTACTTCCGGAAAGATCACAAAAGCTTCCGGTATCCGCGTGATCAGCGATGGAGTCCAAGTATTCGACGGAAAACTCAAATCTCTTCGAAGATTCAAAGACGAAGTCAACGAAGTGGTGAACAATTTCGAATGCGGTATCCAGTTGGATAATTACAACGACTTCAAGGCTGGCGATACGATCGAAGCTTATACTGTCACAGTAGTAAAACGGAAGCTGGAGTAGTGTTAGAGTGAATCCGATCCGTAAAAGGAAAATCGAAGCGGAGACGGTTCGGACCGTCGCCATGATGATCCTGGCCGGAAAAGTCAAGGACCCAAGGGTTCATATGGTTTCCGTTCACAGATCGGAGCTCTCGGACGATTCCAAAAATCTAAAGGTGTACGTAACGGCGATCGTAACGGACAAAAAAAAGGAAAAATTACTCGCTGGATTAAATAGCGCCTCGGGTAAATTTGCCGCGACTCTTTCCACAAAACTCAATCTAAGGATCACACCTAGAATGAGTTTTGTTTGGGACGAAGAATATATCCAAGGTTTAGATGAATCCCTCCGACTTACGAGAAAACCAACAAATCCGGACT from the Leptospira andrefontaineae genome contains:
- the rbfA gene encoding 30S ribosome-binding factor RbfA: MNPIRKRKIEAETVRTVAMMILAGKVKDPRVHMVSVHRSELSDDSKNLKVYVTAIVTDKKKEKLLAGLNSASGKFAATLSTKLNLRITPRMSFVWDEEYIQGLDESLRLTRKPTNPD